One part of the Aurantibacillus circumpalustris genome encodes these proteins:
- the queA gene encoding tRNA preQ1(34) S-adenosylmethionine ribosyltransferase-isomerase QueA, whose translation MKLSMFKFNLPKELLAEHPAKNREDARMMVVERATGKISHKKFKDVINYFDDGDVLMLNDTKVFPARMYGNKEKTGAKIEVFLLRELNAESRLWDVLVDPARKIRIGNKLYFGPDDSLVAEVIDNTTSRGRTLRFLYDGSYEEFRKILYDLGETPLPKYIKRAAEPEDTERYQTVFAKNEGAVAAPTAGLHFSRELLKRLEIKGVQFAPLTLHIGLGTFRTVEVEDLTKHKTESEEVLISSDTCKIVNAAKDKKKRVCAVGTTVMRAIETSVSTTGHLNPYVGWTNKFIFPPYDFSIANCMITNFHMPESTLLMMVSAFGGYDLITKAYKEAIKEKYRFYSYGDVMLII comes from the coding sequence ATGAAGTTATCGATGTTTAAATTTAATCTGCCAAAAGAACTCTTGGCAGAGCATCCCGCAAAGAACCGTGAAGATGCACGTATGATGGTTGTTGAGCGTGCGACTGGGAAGATAAGCCATAAGAAATTTAAGGACGTTATCAATTATTTTGATGATGGGGATGTGTTAATGTTGAACGATACAAAGGTGTTTCCGGCACGTATGTATGGTAACAAAGAAAAAACAGGAGCCAAAATTGAAGTGTTTTTATTGCGAGAGTTGAACGCAGAGAGCCGCTTGTGGGACGTATTAGTAGATCCTGCCCGTAAAATCCGTATTGGGAATAAGTTATATTTTGGACCAGACGATAGTTTGGTTGCGGAGGTAATTGACAATACAACTTCACGTGGACGTACATTGAGATTTTTGTATGATGGAAGTTACGAAGAGTTCAGAAAGATTCTCTATGATCTTGGCGAAACACCATTGCCTAAATACATTAAGCGTGCCGCAGAACCTGAAGATACAGAACGTTACCAAACAGTTTTTGCTAAAAACGAAGGTGCAGTTGCTGCTCCAACAGCAGGACTACACTTTAGCCGTGAACTTTTAAAGCGCTTAGAAATTAAGGGCGTTCAGTTTGCTCCTTTAACATTACATATTGGTTTGGGAACATTCAGAACAGTTGAGGTAGAAGATCTTACTAAACATAAAACAGAAAGTGAAGAAGTTTTAATTTCCAGCGATACTTGTAAAATTGTAAATGCAGCAAAGGATAAAAAGAAACGTGTTTGTGCAGTTGGTACAACTGTAATGCGTGCCATTGAAACCTCTGTTTCTACTACAGGCCATTTAAATCCTTATGTGGGTTGGACAAATAAATTTATTTTTCCTCCATACGACTTTAGCATTGCTAATTGCATGATTACCAATTTTCACATGCCGGAAAGTACCTTGTTAATGATGGTAAGTGCATTTGGCGGATACGATTTAATTACAAAAGCTTACAAAGAAGCTATTAAAGAAAAATACCGTTTCTATTCTTATGGAGATGTGATGCTGATTATTTAA
- a CDS encoding T9SS type A sorting domain-containing protein — MKLKKILSFLIVFAITSNLFASKVISISDDDWRNALSWNNNAVPENPDTIVIRHYITFSENLTLKAPTVLIIEDGGTLCGDYLMTVLCGAKVLNHGHWYVNELKIKSSGNFNYNYFYFKTSWVISDCETGQSSGEPPSFYNSPPKGHINTWAPTLCKTAETNWLKESTGIPTNGNAQEFFVSISPNPLNSGYLNVWAKGSFELKLFDTQGALIYSEEGTDHSLVDMRDYVNGFYFVAIVYKNKMVYRKLFVEH, encoded by the coding sequence ATGAAACTGAAAAAAATTCTTTCGTTTTTAATTGTCTTTGCTATTACAAGTAATCTCTTTGCTTCAAAAGTTATTTCCATAAGCGATGATGATTGGCGAAATGCTTTGTCGTGGAATAATAACGCAGTTCCAGAAAACCCTGATACCATAGTAATAAGGCATTACATTACTTTTAGTGAGAACCTAACGCTGAAAGCGCCCACTGTTTTAATCATAGAAGATGGTGGTACTTTATGCGGTGATTATTTAATGACTGTTTTATGCGGAGCGAAAGTTCTTAATCATGGGCATTGGTATGTGAACGAACTAAAAATTAAAAGTAGCGGTAATTTTAACTACAATTATTTCTATTTTAAAACCAGTTGGGTTATTTCTGATTGCGAGACAGGGCAAAGCAGTGGTGAACCACCCTCTTTTTATAATTCGCCGCCTAAGGGGCATATTAATACATGGGCACCAACACTTTGTAAAACCGCAGAAACTAACTGGTTAAAAGAATCAACAGGCATTCCCACAAATGGAAACGCACAAGAGTTTTTTGTTTCCATCTCTCCAAACCCTTTAAATTCAGGCTATTTAAACGTCTGGGCAAAAGGGAGTTTTGAATTAAAGCTATTTGATACGCAAGGTGCGCTAATCTATTCTGAGGAAGGAACAGATCATTCTCTCGTTGATATGCGTGATTATGTTAATGGTTTTTATTTTGTTGCCATTGTTTACAAAAACAAAATGGTGTACCGTAAATTATTTGTTGAGCATTAA
- a CDS encoding DUF4406 domain-containing protein, translated as MIIGIAGPYSAPTAEQRQKNLDALNKTAALLLKAGHVPLIGVNATLPVIAKSDLPVNYSGIMDISLAVINACDALFLIAESPGANKERDLILSKGLPVYYSLDEIPKP; from the coding sequence ATGATTATTGGAATCGCTGGTCCTTACTCTGCTCCGACAGCAGAACAAAGACAAAAAAATCTTGATGCTCTTAACAAAACTGCGGCATTATTACTTAAGGCTGGGCACGTTCCGCTTATTGGGGTAAATGCGACACTTCCTGTAATTGCCAAATCAGACTTACCCGTTAATTACTCTGGCATTATGGACATTTCGTTAGCTGTAATAAATGCTTGCGACGCTTTATTTTTAATTGCTGAAAGTCCTGGCGCCAATAAAGAACGCGATCTCATTCTCTCAAAAGGACTCCCAGTATATTATTCCCTAGACGAAATACCCAAACCTTAA
- a CDS encoding GNAT family N-acetyltransferase, whose translation MNTILETERIRLRQFTEEDAGFIFKLLNTEGWLKYIGDRNIKTLEDARLYIMNSFILHFKKFGFGPYLVELKETNTPIGMSSLIKRDHFDDVDLGFAFLPEYIGKAYALEASKAVISYAKNKLGIKKLVAITNQDNIASINLLQKLDFKSEGIIKMPDDEEELLFFSNFHKIT comes from the coding sequence ATGAACACGATACTCGAAACTGAACGTATACGGCTTCGCCAATTTACAGAGGAAGATGCAGGATTTATTTTTAAGTTACTTAACACCGAAGGTTGGCTCAAATATATTGGGGACAGAAATATTAAAACCTTAGAAGATGCCAGACTTTATATTATGAACTCATTTATACTCCATTTTAAGAAATTTGGTTTTGGTCCCTATTTAGTAGAACTCAAAGAAACAAATACTCCCATTGGAATGAGCAGTTTAATTAAACGCGATCATTTCGACGATGTTGATTTGGGGTTCGCATTTTTACCAGAATATATTGGAAAAGCTTATGCCTTAGAGGCAAGTAAAGCTGTTATTAGTTATGCAAAAAATAAACTCGGAATTAAAAAGTTGGTCGCAATTACCAATCAAGATAATATAGCTTCCATAAACCTACTTCAAAAACTTGACTTCAAATCTGAAGGCATTATAAAAATGCCTGATGATGAAGAAGAGCTTTTATTTTTTTCAAACTTTCATAAAATAACATGA
- a CDS encoding SWIM zinc finger family protein, with protein MLTFDIKQFEQFFKERTLKKGLRLFEKGDLEFIERLPVFEFHFIVKSENLYIKKKGDKVLSYNCSCSEAKYCEHLAAALFYFQQETLGIKVRNKTEKSKTKESNQKQLINYNYIRKVESEKLEAFIRENKNQLSVTQIATFLTDKKTIGFSDVYSFRFTKQLRPYFSKKKIDQKTSDKLHAEIVKLQNQFEKEIKKKESFFYLYLAQIKALMPLFNLRFLGDEKFLFELYSDTLNKLDIIYKKGLTSEQKKDWFKTTLASVESNKELESEAFLFLIPRYVTMTKSESNLHLLNSQLKKRVFKTPYSHSFDKLLIARFEVALVEWKLFKIAFPLHYEGGMVELLIAKAELLFCKNNPIKALALLESDYENVRTINKGYYNDYLNYMLENAQKYDLKGIEVKYLREAFIHRLFILEKELDRYLELIPKNERAEKLEKLIEEIKSRSKGYHFDKVSILLFRANKLDELVRELSKQNNKFNLIHEIALKKESNHSASFLTIYMKHLAETLRQDSIYAYQVKVFNEAKKFLDTLPKDQVIELIKKLLDQVGKTGHLYRYINEMYEYPFLKEHENF; from the coding sequence GTGCTAACATTTGATATAAAACAATTTGAGCAGTTTTTTAAAGAAAGAACTTTAAAGAAAGGCTTGCGTCTTTTCGAAAAAGGAGATTTAGAATTTATTGAAAGGTTACCTGTTTTTGAATTTCATTTTATAGTAAAGTCTGAAAATCTTTATATAAAAAAGAAAGGGGATAAGGTTTTAAGTTACAATTGCTCTTGTTCTGAAGCCAAGTACTGTGAGCATTTGGCAGCTGCACTATTTTATTTTCAACAGGAAACATTGGGAATTAAAGTCAGAAATAAAACTGAAAAAAGTAAAACGAAGGAAAGCAATCAGAAACAATTAATTAACTATAACTATATAAGAAAGGTTGAATCGGAGAAACTCGAGGCTTTTATTCGGGAAAATAAAAATCAACTTTCAGTGACACAAATAGCAACTTTTTTAACTGACAAGAAAACAATTGGATTTTCAGATGTTTATTCTTTTAGGTTCACAAAACAACTGCGACCTTATTTTTCCAAAAAAAAAATAGATCAAAAAACAAGCGACAAGTTGCATGCTGAAATAGTTAAACTACAAAATCAATTTGAAAAGGAAATAAAAAAGAAAGAAAGCTTCTTCTATTTGTATCTTGCGCAAATAAAGGCTCTTATGCCCCTTTTTAATTTAAGATTTTTAGGAGACGAAAAGTTTCTTTTTGAATTATATTCTGACACGCTTAATAAGTTGGATATAATTTATAAAAAAGGGTTAACATCTGAACAAAAAAAAGATTGGTTTAAAACTACTTTAGCTTCAGTTGAATCAAATAAGGAACTTGAAAGCGAAGCTTTTCTGTTTTTGATTCCTCGTTATGTTACAATGACTAAAAGTGAGTCGAATTTGCATTTACTGAATAGTCAATTGAAAAAACGTGTTTTTAAAACCCCTTACTCTCATTCTTTTGATAAACTTCTAATCGCACGTTTTGAGGTAGCATTGGTAGAATGGAAGTTGTTTAAGATCGCATTTCCATTGCACTATGAGGGAGGCATGGTTGAATTACTTATCGCAAAAGCGGAACTTTTATTTTGTAAAAACAATCCAATTAAGGCACTCGCACTCTTGGAGTCCGACTATGAAAATGTAAGAACCATAAACAAAGGTTATTACAACGACTATTTGAACTACATGCTTGAAAATGCTCAGAAATATGATCTTAAGGGCATAGAAGTAAAGTATTTGCGTGAAGCTTTTATACACCGTTTGTTTATTTTAGAAAAGGAGCTTGATCGATATTTGGAATTAATTCCCAAGAATGAACGAGCGGAAAAACTGGAAAAGTTAATTGAAGAAATAAAAAGTAGGTCTAAAGGCTATCATTTCGATAAGGTTTCTATTTTATTATTCCGAGCAAATAAATTAGATGAACTTGTGCGAGAACTATCAAAACAAAACAATAAGTTTAATCTTATCCATGAAATAGCACTCAAAAAGGAATCGAATCATAGCGCAAGTTTTTTGACTATTTATATGAAGCACCTTGCAGAGACCCTTAGACAAGATTCTATTTACGCATACCAGGTAAAAGTATTTAACGAAGCAAAAAAGTTTCTTGATACGCTTCCGAAAGATCAAGTAATTGAATTGATAAAAAAATTATTGGATCAAGTCGGAAAAACGGGGCATCTCTATCGCTACATAAATGAAATGTATGAGTACCCATTTCTTAAAGAACATGAAAACTTTTAA
- the pheS gene encoding phenylalanine--tRNA ligase subunit alpha — protein sequence MNEKINNLMQEVETLAVQTKEQVEEYRIKWLSKKGEVSALFEDFKSAPSDIKKELGQKLNELKIKAQDKINHLKEKFESAEGATANAADLSLPGFPTLQNGSRHPLTLVKKQIIDIFSRIGFTVSDGKEIEDDWHNFSALNTPENHPARDMQDTFYVNVNPEMVLRTQTSSVQVHIMEYQKPPIRTISPGRVYRNEAISARAHCQFHQVEGLYIDEKVSFADLKQTLLYFAKEMFGNDTKIRLRPSYFPFTEPSAEMDISCTICKGKGCNVCKYTGWVEILGCGMVDPQVLINCKIDENKFKGFAFGMGIERIAMLKYEIKDLRLFFENDVRFLKQFTSA from the coding sequence ATGAACGAGAAAATAAACAATTTAATGCAAGAGGTGGAAACACTTGCTGTTCAAACAAAAGAACAAGTAGAAGAATACCGTATTAAATGGTTGAGTAAAAAAGGTGAGGTGAGTGCTTTATTCGAAGATTTTAAAAGTGCTCCTTCAGATATAAAAAAAGAATTGGGTCAAAAACTCAATGAACTAAAAATAAAAGCGCAGGATAAAATTAATCACCTCAAAGAAAAATTTGAATCCGCAGAAGGTGCAACTGCAAACGCAGCGGATTTGAGTTTACCAGGCTTTCCTACGTTACAAAACGGAAGTCGTCATCCGCTTACTTTGGTTAAAAAACAAATCATAGATATTTTTTCACGCATTGGTTTTACCGTAAGTGATGGAAAAGAAATTGAAGACGATTGGCATAATTTCTCCGCGTTAAATACGCCTGAAAATCATCCAGCACGTGACATGCAGGATACTTTTTATGTAAACGTAAATCCAGAAATGGTTTTGCGCACGCAAACTTCTAGTGTGCAAGTGCATATTATGGAATATCAAAAGCCTCCTATTCGCACCATTTCACCAGGACGCGTTTACCGCAACGAAGCAATTAGCGCGCGTGCCCATTGTCAATTTCACCAAGTTGAAGGTTTATACATTGATGAAAAAGTCTCTTTCGCCGATTTAAAGCAAACACTTTTATATTTCGCCAAAGAGATGTTTGGTAATGATACTAAAATTAGATTACGTCCGAGTTATTTCCCATTCACAGAACCCAGTGCTGAAATGGATATTAGTTGTACCATCTGCAAAGGCAAAGGTTGTAATGTGTGTAAATACACTGGCTGGGTAGAAATATTAGGTTGCGGTATGGTAGATCCACAAGTGCTTATTAATTGCAAAATCGATGAAAATAAATTTAAAGGTTTTGCATTTGGGATGGGAATTGAACGCATCGCTATGTTGAAATACGAGATTAAAGATCTGCGTTTGTTTTTTGAAAACGATGTACGCTTTCTAAAACAATTTACATCAGCCTAA
- the rlmD gene encoding 23S rRNA (uracil(1939)-C(5))-methyltransferase RlmD — MSKIKKNFVIENLEVVDISTEGKAIAKNDGLVVFIEGAVPGDVVDVMVHRKKNSFAEGKVHQMIKLSEHRVKPICEHFGTCGGCKWQNLSYATQLQFKQKYVFDAFTRIGKLDFPALLPILGNEKEYFYRNKLEFSFSNKKWLTKEQMDSEEIIENKNALGFHIPGMFDKILAIDKCYLQEEPSNSIRNKVRDYAHKHKLTFFDIRNKSGLLRTLMIRTTSTGEIMVVVSVFEWLEKELFALLDFMKTEFPQITCLQYTHNDKGNDTFFGLDIKTYYGRDHILEEMEGLKFKISAKSFYQTNSEQAYNLYKITRDFAELTGSELVYDLYTGTGTIANFVARNAKKVIGIEYVEDAIKDAVENSKSNNIHNTLFFAGNMKDVLNEDFVQTHGKPDVIISDPPRAGMDVDVVNVILKALPKKVVYVSCNPSTQARDLALMQEHYKIIKSQAVDMFPQTAHVENVVLLERI, encoded by the coding sequence ATGTCGAAAATTAAAAAGAATTTTGTTATAGAGAACCTTGAAGTGGTGGACATCAGCACTGAAGGAAAAGCCATTGCCAAAAACGATGGGTTGGTTGTTTTTATTGAAGGGGCAGTACCCGGAGATGTTGTAGATGTGATGGTGCATCGCAAAAAAAACAGCTTTGCTGAGGGCAAGGTTCACCAAATGATTAAACTTTCGGAACACCGCGTTAAGCCTATTTGTGAGCATTTTGGTACCTGTGGTGGATGCAAATGGCAAAATCTTTCTTACGCCACTCAATTGCAGTTTAAACAAAAATATGTGTTTGACGCGTTTACCCGCATAGGTAAACTTGATTTTCCAGCCCTTTTACCAATTTTAGGAAATGAAAAGGAATATTTTTACCGCAACAAACTTGAGTTTTCCTTTTCAAACAAAAAATGGTTAACAAAAGAGCAGATGGATTCTGAAGAAATCATCGAAAACAAAAATGCTCTTGGATTTCATATTCCAGGAATGTTTGACAAAATATTAGCCATTGATAAGTGTTACCTTCAAGAAGAACCTAGCAACAGTATTCGAAATAAAGTTAGAGATTACGCTCACAAACATAAACTCACTTTTTTCGACATTCGCAATAAATCAGGGTTGCTTAGAACCCTTATGATTCGTACAACCAGTACGGGCGAAATCATGGTAGTTGTATCGGTATTTGAATGGTTGGAAAAAGAACTCTTTGCTCTACTCGATTTTATGAAGACGGAGTTTCCACAAATTACCTGTTTACAATACACCCACAACGACAAAGGAAACGATACCTTCTTTGGACTGGATATTAAAACCTATTACGGTCGAGATCATATTCTCGAAGAAATGGAAGGTTTGAAATTTAAAATCAGTGCTAAATCATTTTATCAAACCAATTCAGAACAAGCTTATAATCTTTATAAAATCACGCGCGACTTTGCAGAATTAACAGGCTCTGAGCTTGTATATGATCTTTACACTGGTACAGGCACTATTGCAAATTTTGTAGCTAGAAATGCAAAAAAAGTTATTGGGATAGAATATGTGGAAGATGCCATTAAAGATGCGGTTGAAAATTCTAAATCCAATAACATCCATAATACCTTGTTTTTTGCAGGAAATATGAAAGATGTATTGAATGAAGATTTCGTTCAAACACATGGAAAACCCGATGTCATTATTTCTGATCCACCAAGAGCAGGCATGGATGTGGACGTGGTAAATGTTATTCTAAAAGCCTTACCAAAAAAAGTAGTTTATGTAAGTTGCAATCCTAGCACGCAAGCCAGAGATTTAGCATTGATGCAGGAGCACTATAAAATTATTAAAAGTCAGGCTGTAGATATGTTTCCGCAAACCGCACATGTTGAAAATGTGGTTTTGTTGGAGCGAATTTAG
- the truA gene encoding tRNA pseudouridine(38-40) synthase TruA — protein MARFFLTLSYNGSEFNGWQIQENAASTVEQALEEKLSMLLREKIDLVGCGRTDAGVHAKNYVAHFDSHCPDLIENKNHWIYKFNTILPPTIAIQNIQKVKDTSHARFEATQRVYYYYLNQHKNPFRDNFSWYVYGDLDFDLMNKAAATLLDYEDFTSFSKVNTQNKTNNCKITKAVWQKNGEHEWRFTISADRFLRGMVRAIVGTLVMVGKNKISISDFKKIIEAKNRQVAGNNAPANALFLVGINYPKEIFSE, from the coding sequence ATGGCCAGATTTTTTTTAACGCTTTCTTATAATGGTTCTGAGTTTAATGGCTGGCAAATCCAGGAAAACGCGGCAAGTACCGTGGAGCAAGCTTTGGAGGAGAAATTATCGATGCTTTTAAGGGAAAAAATTGATTTGGTTGGCTGCGGCAGAACAGATGCTGGAGTTCATGCAAAGAACTATGTAGCACATTTCGATAGTCATTGCCCCGATTTAATAGAAAATAAAAACCATTGGATCTATAAGTTTAATACTATTCTTCCGCCTACTATTGCCATTCAAAACATTCAAAAAGTAAAAGACACGTCTCATGCCAGATTTGAAGCGACCCAACGCGTATATTATTACTATTTGAATCAACATAAAAATCCGTTTAGAGATAATTTTAGTTGGTATGTTTATGGCGACTTGGATTTTGATTTAATGAACAAAGCAGCGGCAACGCTTTTAGACTATGAAGATTTTACGAGTTTTAGTAAAGTGAACACACAAAACAAAACAAATAATTGTAAAATTACTAAAGCTGTTTGGCAAAAAAATGGTGAACACGAATGGCGATTTACAATAAGTGCCGACCGCTTTTTACGGGGCATGGTGCGCGCTATTGTAGGCACCTTAGTAATGGTAGGAAAAAACAAAATTAGCATCAGCGATTTTAAAAAAATAATTGAAGCAAAAAACAGACAAGTGGCAGGAAACAATGCTCCAGCTAATGCTTTGTTTTTAGTAGGAATCAACTATCCGAAAGAAATTTTTAGTGAGTAA
- a CDS encoding ABC transporter ATP-binding protein — MSKEDKNKKLNLGLIKRIIGYTAKYKTLFFAAIGMTLLLSSLAIVRPLLISTALDDFVIKEKSIEKLNYICLLILGFLILESLLQVINIRITNLLGQNVVRDLRNQVYSHILRLKNTYFDNTPVGTLVTRAVSDIESMNDVFSQGFIVIAGDIVMLTIFISAMFIKNWILAFLALSTIPLLFIATALFKRGVKKSFTQVRNAVSALNTFTQEHITGMRLVQLFNREEKELLKFKVINQQHRTANIKSIFYYSIFFPAVEILSSFSIALIIWFVGVKGGMYAVNLGDITFFVMMVNMLFRPIRMLADRLNTLQMGIVSAERVFKVLDTDEKIDNSGSIGFKNVQNCIEFKNIWFAYKNDHFVLKDVSFKIDAGQTIALVGSTGAGKSTIINLLSRFYEYSKGQILIDGVEIRDLDLESLRKNTGVVLQDVYLFNDSILNNITLNNPDIKFEDVVHATKEIGLYDYILSLPQGFNYQVQERGQSLSAGQRQLIAFIRAYVYQPAIFILDEATATIDTQTEILIQRAVEKISAGRTSIIIAHRLSTIKHVNKVLVFDKGEIIENGSIPELLKTESRFKKLYELQNKEEIISS; from the coding sequence GTGAGTAAAGAAGATAAAAATAAAAAATTGAATCTTGGCTTGATAAAAAGAATTATCGGTTACACAGCAAAGTATAAAACTTTATTTTTTGCTGCAATCGGTATGACTTTATTACTCTCATCTTTGGCAATTGTAAGACCCTTATTGATAAGCACCGCACTCGATGATTTTGTTATTAAAGAAAAAAGTATTGAAAAACTAAATTATATCTGCCTTTTAATTCTAGGATTTTTAATTCTGGAGTCTCTCCTTCAAGTAATAAATATTCGTATCACCAATTTACTGGGTCAAAATGTAGTACGTGATTTGCGTAATCAAGTTTATTCACATATTCTTCGTTTAAAGAATACATATTTTGATAACACACCGGTGGGAACACTTGTTACAAGAGCTGTTTCTGATATTGAAAGCATGAACGACGTATTCTCTCAAGGCTTTATTGTTATTGCCGGTGATATCGTTATGCTAACAATTTTTATTTCGGCCATGTTTATTAAGAACTGGATTCTCGCTTTTTTAGCACTTAGCACCATTCCACTTTTATTCATTGCAACTGCTTTGTTTAAACGCGGTGTTAAAAAATCATTTACACAAGTTAGAAATGCAGTGTCTGCTTTAAATACATTTACACAAGAGCATATTACTGGGATGCGCTTAGTTCAATTGTTTAATCGTGAAGAAAAAGAGCTTTTAAAATTTAAAGTCATAAATCAGCAACACCGAACGGCAAACATTAAATCTATTTTTTATTATTCTATTTTTTTTCCAGCAGTCGAAATTCTTTCTTCATTTTCAATCGCACTTATTATTTGGTTTGTGGGCGTAAAGGGTGGAATGTATGCTGTAAATCTTGGTGACATTACGTTTTTTGTGATGATGGTAAATATGTTGTTTCGTCCAATACGCATGTTGGCAGATCGTTTGAATACTTTACAAATGGGAATTGTATCTGCAGAACGCGTTTTTAAAGTGTTGGATACCGATGAAAAAATTGATAATTCGGGCAGTATAGGTTTTAAAAATGTACAAAATTGTATCGAATTTAAAAATATTTGGTTTGCGTATAAAAACGATCATTTTGTTTTAAAAGATGTGTCATTTAAAATTGATGCGGGACAAACGATTGCTTTAGTAGGATCAACCGGTGCCGGTAAATCAACAATCATTAATTTACTGAGTAGATTTTACGAATATTCAAAAGGTCAAATTTTAATTGATGGTGTTGAAATAAGAGATCTAGATTTAGAATCCTTGCGTAAAAACACTGGCGTTGTGTTACAGGATGTTTATTTGTTTAACGATTCTATTCTAAATAACATAACCTTAAATAATCCGGATATAAAATTTGAGGATGTTGTTCACGCAACAAAGGAGATAGGTTTGTACGATTACATTCTTTCACTTCCTCAAGGATTTAATTATCAGGTTCAGGAACGTGGTCAGAGTCTATCAGCTGGACAAAGACAACTCATTGCGTTTATTCGTGCATATGTTTATCAACCTGCAATTTTTATTTTAGATGAAGCCACTGCCACTATCGATACACAAACAGAAATTCTAATTCAACGAGCGGTAGAAAAAATATCGGCTGGAAGAACGTCAATTATTATCGCGCACCGTCTATCTACAATAAAACATGTAAATAAAGTGCTCGTGTTTGATAAAGGAGAAATAATTGAAAACGGGTCGATACCTGAATTATTAAAAACTGAAAGTCGGTTTAAGAAATTGTACGAATTACAAAACAAAGAAGAAATTATAAGCTCCTAA
- the trmB gene encoding tRNA (guanosine(46)-N7)-methyltransferase TrmB, with product MPTKLEKFAEFETFKNCFTLFFENLSQGFNLKGKWRTDYFKNDHPIILELGCGKGEYTIGLAQNNLNKNYIGVDIKGNRIWTGAKQAIENKLNNVGFMRTRIDFIDYCFDENEVDEIWITFPDPQPQSTRKRARLTHPLFLNRYKKLLKKDGTVHLKTDSTSFYEYTLEVIEENKLPLIWHTNNLYKNCPADRQELIAIKTYYEKMFTEKGEDIKYVCFKLN from the coding sequence ATGCCAACTAAACTGGAAAAATTTGCAGAGTTTGAAACCTTTAAAAATTGTTTCACGCTTTTTTTTGAAAACCTTTCGCAAGGCTTTAATTTAAAAGGAAAATGGAGAACAGACTATTTTAAAAATGATCATCCAATTATTTTAGAATTAGGTTGTGGAAAAGGAGAGTACACCATTGGATTGGCACAAAATAATCTGAATAAAAATTATATCGGAGTTGATATTAAGGGTAACAGAATTTGGACCGGAGCCAAACAAGCCATTGAAAACAAGTTGAATAATGTTGGGTTTATGAGAACACGCATTGATTTTATTGATTATTGTTTTGACGAAAATGAGGTGGACGAAATTTGGATAACCTTTCCTGATCCACAACCTCAAAGCACGCGCAAGCGCGCGCGGCTTACGCACCCTTTGTTTTTAAACCGTTACAAAAAATTATTGAAGAAGGATGGCACCGTGCATTTAAAAACCGATAGTACCAGTTTTTATGAGTATACATTAGAGGTCATCGAAGAGAATAAGCTTCCATTAATTTGGCATACGAACAATCTCTATAAGAATTGTCCAGCTGACCGTCAAGAACTCATTGCAATTAAAACCTACTACGAAAAAATGTTTACCGAAAAAGGTGAGGATATAAAGTACGTTTGTTTTAAATTGAATTAG